In Xylanibacillus composti, the sequence CAACCCTTTCCCCGTTTGGAAGATCGCTTTATGCTCATCGCGAAACCCATATTTATACTCGCCAATTTCGGGCATTTGCTTAGCCATTCGTCCCTACCTCCTTCTTAAGATTCATTTGATCCGCCGTCCAGCTCGTGCTTGCTCTGCACGATCCCTTTCCGCAGCGCGTTCCAAGCCAATGTCGCACACTTGATGCGGGCTGGAAATTTCGTTACACCCGATAAAGCCTCCATGTCTTCATACTCGAACTCTTCATGTTCCTGTCCCTGCATCATCTGGGAGAACTGTTCCGCCAGCTTCAATGCTTCCTCCAGCGTCTTGCCCTTGATTGCGTCTGTCATCATCGACGCCGAGGACATGCTGATGGAACATCCCTCTCCTTCGAAACGGGCCTGCTTCACCTTGCCGTCTTCGATGAACATCTGCAGCTCGATGCGGTCTCCGCATGTCGGATTATTCAATTGAACCGATACGGCTTCCCCATCAAGCATACCGCGATTGCGAGGTGTCTTATAATGATCCATGATGACTTGCCGGTATAGTTCATCCAATTGCATGGCCGAAATACTCCTTTGTTTTGGTTAACGCGGCAACAAGCTTATCAACATCTTCCTCTGTATTATACAGATAAAAGCTTGCTCTGGCAGTAGCAGATACGTTTAACCAGCGCATCAGCGGTTGGCAGCAATGATGCCCGGCCCGCACAGCTATTCCCTCCGAGTCCAGCACGGTTGCGACGTCGTGAGGATGGACATCATCCAGGTTGAAGGTCACCAGACCCGCCCGATCACGTCTGGGGCCATAAATTGTCAGCCCCTCGATCTTCGCCATGTTCTCCATAGCGTATGCAGCAATTTGCTTCTCATGCTGCTCAATTCGATCCATGCCTATTTCCGTGAGAAAATCGATGGCCGCGCCAAGACCGATCGCATCCGCAATAATCGGCGTGCCCCCCTCAAATTTCCACGGCAGCTCCTTCCAGGTGGAGTCGTACAGCTCCACGAAATCGATCATTTCTCCGCCGAATTCAATCGGTTCCATCTGCTCAAGCAATTCTCGCTTGCCATATAGCGCTCCGATGCCGGTAGGCGCACACATCTTGTGACCCGAGAACGCATAAAAGTCGCAATCCAGCTCGCTCACGTCAACAGCCATGTGCGGAGTGCTCTGGGCGCCATCGAGCAGCACCTTGGCGCCATGCCGATGCGCCAGCTTGATGATCTCCCTGACCGGGTTAATGATGCCAAGCACATTGGAAACATACGTCATAGCTACCATTTTCGTATTCGGCGTAATGGTTGCCTCTGCATCCTTCAACGCGATGCTGCCGTCTTCCTGCAACGGGATATACTTGAGCGTTGCT encodes:
- a CDS encoding cysteine desulfurase encodes the protein MNAAEIRKQFPILDQEVNGHPLVYLDSAATSQKPLAVIEAVERYYKMDNSNVHRGVHTLGSRATDAYEGAREKVARFLNAPSASQIIFTRGTTTAINLVASSYARSVCKEGDEIVITPMEHHSNLIPWQQAAKATGATLKYIPLQEDGSIALKDAEATITPNTKMVAMTYVSNVLGIINPVREIIKLAHRHGAKVLLDGAQSTPHMAVDVSELDCDFYAFSGHKMCAPTGIGALYGKRELLEQMEPIEFGGEMIDFVELYDSTWKELPWKFEGGTPIIADAIGLGAAIDFLTEIGMDRIEQHEKQIAAYAMENMAKIEGLTIYGPRRDRAGLVTFNLDDVHPHDVATVLDSEGIAVRAGHHCCQPLMRWLNVSATARASFYLYNTEEDVDKLVAALTKTKEYFGHAIG
- the sufU gene encoding Fe-S cluster assembly sulfur transfer protein SufU, with product MQLDELYRQVIMDHYKTPRNRGMLDGEAVSVQLNNPTCGDRIELQMFIEDGKVKQARFEGEGCSISMSSASMMTDAIKGKTLEEALKLAEQFSQMMQGQEHEEFEYEDMEALSGVTKFPARIKCATLAWNALRKGIVQSKHELDGGSNES